The sequence below is a genomic window from Lytechinus variegatus isolate NC3 chromosome 3, Lvar_3.0, whole genome shotgun sequence.
TGTTCAGAGGTTTATCGCCAGAGTATTTCAAAACATTTACATTTGCTAGTTGGGACAAGTAGATACGATCCCCATGAAGTAGTAAAAGAGAGGTCTTGGACAGGAAAAAACTCCCAGCTGTATGAGACAAGCCCTGACGACATGCACTACAATTTAGAGGACACTTTCCAAGAAACCGTATTGGAATCAGCTCAGATTGATCCAGTGCATTTTCTGGTTCAGAGGAGTATTTATGGGTCCGGCATAAGGAAATGGGTCCGAGTAATTCCACTACAGAACATGTTGATAATAGACGCTGAGAGGTTTGCTAAAAGTCCCGTCGAGACTTTGAAGATTGTAGAACATTTTCTTGGACTGAGACCTTATTACCACAAAGACTTCTTCAGCTTTGACCTTCCTAAAGGGGAATTTTGTTTCAATTCACCGTTGCGATCCTGCGTAGAGCCTTTACCTATACAGAAGCCATTACCTGCTCTGTCTGATGAAATCGTTACTCTTCTTCGAGATTTCTTGTTACGCTCGATCAAAGTTCAAAACAAATATGCCAATGCTTATTTTCCACACCTTGGTGAGAATCCGTTAATATATACCCCATTTAGATAACCATGCATGTAGTCTTGATCAATTGATCAAGATCTGGTGGCGGTGCCGTGTCCCAGTGGAAAGCGCCTACATTTTAGTCCAGGGTTCGTTCCCTGGTCATGGTCACTATGCCCGTGAACACGGCACTAATTGGCATACTATCGGGTCTacgatggcatgtgttctacctacactgttagaaaatttgtccttaaaataaaagaagttcctgcagcagagtctcgagaacacctgtaatcttaccaaattgcataatcttacaggaaattggtattgggtgtatggaaccttacaaatttcctttaataaaacacccttttcccctttttaaacagacctgatctgttaaattgcagaaaaattcctgttttatgaatttacagaatgattctgtgatTGCTCTTTGCAAAAtagtctttattttttctgtaaaatcagggtatttttaacagtgtacgttcagcagcacccatccatcttctcagggcattctcccattttttcttctctttctgggggggggggggtgggggaaggGTGGATACATTTTAGGACGGGTTGTTTTGTCCTTTATCAgactttattttttgataacttcgtatttattttgtgagtattatttccctctcatttttttgttgcttacttacatgtatatctgtatttgtactttgttattttgttatttgttgtgttatctattttttgagTGGCCCATATTGTACAAGCATTGGTTTtaagtgggtccctccatttccatcttaatttaatttctattgaaaaatagtttacatatttaaaacctacaatgtgttgcccaaattgtcttaagtattttttttacaacatatgtattattaattatatattttttgcaacggatacaaatatttatgtttgGATATGATacagtttgtttttgtttgatggaagtgaaataaattaaatttgaatttgaacctaaaataagaaaaaaaatgatgaacacCTTTATGCTTTAATGTTTTGATTAAAACGTGTTTTAACGTTTGTTTTAATATATCACTGGTTTATTATTCAACCGCTTGTCGCACATGATAATTGTTCGCCTTATGAATCAACTAACATGTAGATCTTTAAAAACTCTTTATCTTTCACACCCCGTTTGAATTATTGctgtttcacccccccccccttgaaacaCAACTCAAAAGCTTTTTGCTCTTGGCCTATTTATGTTAGTATGGCAATtcatataattcatataataaatgagTCGATTATATCGGACGCGCCCGACACTTTGAAACATTATTGGGTTAGATTtaaaccagcacgagggtaattatgtagcCAAAGAAAACAAACCATTCTATGTGCTCTAGCTGTTGGGttccgggttcgattcccggcagaggcATTTTTCGGCCTcatcaaatttgttttaaaaaaggaggaaagccCTAAATTAAGCTATGTCTGCCATTTTTCTCTATCCACATTTATATCACATAATTATTTCGATAAGAATTGCCAAAGCTCATGTAACTTCTCACAAATTAATAAGCCCATTGCAGCTTGTGTGTAATCAGTATACCCCGGATTGCCATCTTCTTTCAAtgtgagggacgtgggttcgattcacAGCCAtggcgtttttttttctttcagcaagaaatttgcccacattgtgctgtgctcaacccgggtgaggtaaatgggtctaaaaaagctgtgagcaccggaatcggtagactagatTAGCCGGGATGCTATAGGAGTGCCTACAGCATCTAACAAGGTGTGcgattttttctttcaatatacTCTAAAATAGCATCATGGAATTGGGTCGGAAAGTATGTTCATTATAGCTGAGATTGATAGGTGAGGGCAATTTCGCGAGACTACCATGAGTCTTCAAGCTTTCAGGCATTAATCAGGAGCTGcattgtaatcatggtaatgtacCTATATTAAGTGCTAGTAAACTTGTGGAGATTGCGAGCTATAAATATACAGTGGTGTAAGTATTGAGCCAAAGATTTTTAGGGgctagatatatatatatatatatataatatatatatatatatatatatatatatatatatatatatatatatatatatatatatatatatatatatatattcatttatttattcatttatataaatacacattgttaaatataatttaaacaacGCTGATTACTTTGTGAATctcacagtagttgtttaaacattttaaaacaagtgtttaaaatcatatacatgtacaataaagtttaaattcagatatttcattatcaataatttaagcaTTGTTGTTTGTGATATTGAACACTAATtttaactgtttaaacaactactgtgcgattcacatagtTAACAACGTTGTTTAAcagtgtatatacatatatattgttataatttcatttttattattttttaaaatcaatactGAATTATCTGCATGTATTTGTGTAAACATTCACACTGAATGTATTTTGCTTGATTTTAACTATACATTTATTGTGTAGattattgttttgaataaacttacccattttttatttattgcaaatgtattagaattatgattattatatgcCTTTCACTTTGTATATTTATCAATGGCACGGCCCCAATGCAAATTAGACTCTGCATTTGTTGGGGTTTCTTTACCCGGTGTGAAAATATAATGTTCTGTCTTTTATACATCTAAAGGTCTTTGGTAGTGAGATATAAGTCCTGGCATGTGAGGACCTATTGATCACTGTATTGCGTGTCCAGGACGTTCGGATAGGCCCCtaagaaaattgaccaaaccttgttttttcatatatacaatattttgttaaggtttcttgtcaattcgagggtgctgattgtgaatatgaatgatgccactcgtgtaaccttgagcattttccgcaaattgccaaaatccaatatggccgccaaaatatgcaaattacccatggaAATCATAAAATTAAACGCACATTGATTATAAAACGTATGTATTTGCGTTgaaggagtgaaatactctgaaaaacGATTTCAAcgattcaattatttattttccactttcaatttcatatttacagtTATGATTCAATTGACATAGTAACATATTATAATCACATTTGAAgtacatacaaaataaataacattctaAAATTACAATAGAAGATCATCAATATGCCCTGGAACACGGTCTCCTTGTATACCATGAATGGGAGGTCCActccccccctgccccccccccccccccaggatcgacgcctctgctgTTGAGATCGTATTGTAGACGGACCCATGTACGTGCATATTAATTAATTGCAGCGCCCCTGCCTCTCCCCTCCCCCGCCCcttgcaggggcggatccagccttcgccaataggggggggggggcggaatttttttcagccatattttccccgatcggccgctcgaatatgatttttgccgggattttttgtttctttgaaggggtagtcctaatggtcactttttagctttattcttatgacacatacatgtataataccataacccttatttatataatgcgagcgtgaagcgcgagctaaattttttggaaatcttatatactttttctaaaattttgaacattctgggaaatgtttgttttcctgaaaaaaaagtgtgtatgcaagttaataattactacgaacgtaaagagtgagcagaaatgaaatgatggaaaaggtactgttaaaaacctgcttgcaattagccatgaagacgttacacatttttaaaaatcaaataatgcgagcgcgaagcgcgagccgaaattttttgacatttttacctaaggaattgAAATTCTTAGCACGTTTTGTAACTTAatagaataggtatataattaaacatgcgagcacgaagcgtgagcaaaaaaattccagatttagacctactgaacaagacactctattcaattagtttttttaaatcatgagtaagtggggatcttccttacattaataatgcgagcgcagagcgcgagcagaaaatttttgtatacgttttgaactgctcgaaattgtacctgttatggactgcttgcatttagccatgaagatgttacatatttcaacattcaaatattgcgagcgcgaagcgcgagctgaaaaattttgaccttttttacctgaataatggacatgctaagcacttttggtaatcttggaaggactctaagtacataaactaaactttattgatgcgaagcgcgagcggaaaaattttggacactctattcatgttttatcatgaaaaggataagttatttatccgcgagcagacactttttgattttgtgatcttaaactggataatgatttaaatagagaacaaactgcgtatctgaattaacgtgtgttttagatttcaacctagaatttgggtattctaagtacctttcttatcatgaaaatcaatgatATTCCGATTtaacaaagggtcaatttaagctctgtattgcaaacactttgtgggaaaattgtgaattgtgatggatcacagttaaaaa
It includes:
- the LOC121411910 gene encoding heparan sulfate glucosamine 3-O-sulfotransferase 1-like, which encodes MICTYIRIKKRYILTYVSLLLTFFFACYYFTEYEKYTSPPVTRLGSNAYKKDQPQGVVQALDHGCYLQTSNFSQHQHSEELLAERNCRKKMPVALILGAALSGSATLKSALSFHPDVTVPEFTVPLNFTDIGPFLAKIPYSLPHQITVGESQEYLYMTDISKQMVTPVFPGLKVIILIRDPVARAMSEFLTLKSNSCSEVYRQSISKHLHLLVGTSRYDPHEVVKERSWTGKNSQLYETSPDDMHYNLEDTFQETVLESAQIDPVHFLVQRSIYGSGIRKWVRVIPLQNMLIIDAERFAKSPVETLKIVEHFLGLRPYYHKDFFSFDLPKGEFCFNSPLRSCVEPLPIQKPLPALSDEIVTLLRDFLLRSIKVQNKYANAYFPHLGENPLIYTPFR